Proteins found in one Takifugu rubripes chromosome 15, fTakRub1.2, whole genome shotgun sequence genomic segment:
- the LOC115252641 gene encoding Krueppel-like factor 5: MNPPHAEERAVFTQLKPVRMSAADSAEDTSVFEDIKPPIQLELDKYLPQVGSSLLSLSTDCADKKYRRESASVVDDFFSEEKPITPYSLNINLILPSTAHLRTGLYRPNNKTLAPQQIKTEPDLEVPCSIPTTTSTQALPDFTSVFNVHHVTSNVFIKPDLSAEAGVVSVPSGSQQQQQQQPNLDTELQIGPPAPQQQVYHMPIASSADLTMTLSHNSPSAHGSAGGRAMLNLGSPMLPITNGTYMMAEHHLQHHGYYHASMTGSSQSTAPHSLPPSPPNSQPGSPDGQAEPLSLASQPPPPYQQRVVKMAGLTPHALLMTHGQGVLTGPKYNRRNNPELEKRRIHFCDYPGCTKVYTKSSHLKAHQRTHTGEKPYRCTWDNCDWRFARSDELTRHYRKHTGAKPFKCVACSRCFSRSDHLALHMKRHQN; the protein is encoded by the exons ATGAACCCGCCGCACGCAGAGGAGCGGGCGGTGTTCACGCAGCTCAAGCCGGTGAGGATGTCGGCGGCGGACAGCGCGGAGGACACATCCGTGTTTGAGGACATCAAACCCCCG ATTCAGCTGGAGTTGGACAAATATCTCCCCCAGGTGGGCAGTTCTCTTCTGAGCCTCTCCACCGACTGTGCCGACAAGAAATACAGGCGGGAAAGCGCCTCCGTGGTGGACGATTTTTTCTCCGAGGAAAAGCCGATAACCCCGtacagcctcaacatcaacctCATCCTTCCCAGCACCGCTCACCTCCGCACGGGCTTGTACCGGCCCAACAACAAGACCCTTGCACCGCAGCAGATCAAGACAGAGCCGGACCTGGAGGTGCCTTGTTCCATCCCTACGACCACCTCCACTCAGGCGCTGCCTGACTTCACCTCTGTGTTCAACGTTCATCATGTAACCAGCAATGTTTTCATCAAACCGGACCTGAGCGCCGAGGCAGGAGTGGTGAGCGTGCCGTCTgggtcccagcagcagcagcagcagcagccaaatcTGGACACAGAACTTCAGATTGGACCGCCAGcgccacagcagcaggtgtACCACATGCCTATCGCCAGTAGTGCCGACCTCACCATGACTCTGTCCCACAACAGCCCGTCGGCACACGGCTCTGCAGGGGGTCGGGCCATGCTGAACCTGGGAAGCCCCATGTTGCCAATCACTAATGGCACCTACATGATGGCGGAgcaccacctgcagcaccatGGCTATTACCACGCCTCTATGACCGGTTCTTCCCAGAGCACAGCGCCACACAGCCTGCCGCCCTCACCCCCAAACTCCCAGCCCGGCAGCCCCGATGGCCAGGCAGAACCGCTCAGTTTAGCGTCTCAACCTCCGCCACCGTACCAACAGCGTGTGGTCAAGATGGCGGGATTGACCCCACACGCCCTGCTGATGACCCACGGCCAGGGAGTCCTGACGGGTCCAAAGTACAACAGGCGGAACAACCCAGAGCTGGAGAAAAGGCGAATCCACTTTTGTGACTACCCAG gctGCACCAAAGTTTACACAAAGAGTTCCCACCTGAAGGCGCaccaaagaacacacacag GCGAGAAGCCGTACCGCTGCACGTGGGACAACTGCGACTGGCGTTTCGCCCGTTCAGACGAGCTGACCCGACACTACAGGAAGCACACTGGGGCGAAGCCGTTCAAGTGCGTAGCCTGCAGCCGCTGCTTCTCCCGCTCGGACCACCTGGCTCTGCACATGAAGCGCCACCAGAACTAA